Part of the Sarcophilus harrisii chromosome X, mSarHar1.11, whole genome shotgun sequence genome is shown below.
TCCCGGTGTACCCAAGTCTCCCTGCCCTCAGGACTCTCCTCAACACAGTGCTGGCCAGAGAAACGGGCCCGAGAAACCTGGCTTGAGGTCCCCAGGTGGCCTCCCTAGAAGTGGCCCCCACACTGGGTCTCTTGGGTCTTGGTCTCTGAGGTCTCACCCTCTCTGCCACGGCCCGCACTGATTGGATGCTGGTGCCATAGAGATTGTCGTTGAATTGGCCCGCTTCTATGAACTTGTTTTCCTGAATGTCCTTTTCCATCTGCTCCCGGGACACCACAAAGTGATAGTCTTGGCCATCCACTTCATTTTCTCTTCGAGGCCGAGTGGTGTCTAAAAGAGGAACGCCGATTAGGGCTGGGCGGCCCACAGGAGCAAGAGCACGTGGGTCGGGGCAATAGTCTTCCTGCCACTGGTCCTGACCCGACACACCCCAATTTAGGCCCTGGTGTCCCTGAAATGGACTCCTTCCCTCAGAGAGGTTAGGATGGACCGAGCGCCGGACCGTCCTAACTTTGGGGCTCTTACGTGGTACGCAGGATCCAAATTTATGTGGGAATTCCGAAATCAGGTCATCGTTGACTCGGTCCTTCATGGGGCCCAGGATGATCACTGGCCTTGCATAGTGAACTGGAGAGGAGGTACAGACGCAAGATGAGGGCCCAGCGGGGAAGGCTCCCCACCCTCACCCTGGGCTCAGTCATGACTCGGAACAGAGTGAATCTCCTTCCAAGCCTATGGAAGGTCCTTTTATCGGGGGGCGCTCCAGTCGATAGGAACACCTCTAAATGGGGTCAGTAGCTGAGCAGAATCCCTGGAGTTGAATGGGTGGTGCCTGAGGGCTGCGTGAGGGGACCCAGTACTTTATCAGACCCACTCCAAGTCACCCTGCTCATCTTTTGGGGTCTGCGAGTGGCCAGGGGCCTCTGACAAACAATGGGACAAGGCAGTGGTTCCCGCTCCCTTCCTGCGGGTCCCCGGGGCCACCGTTCCCAAAGGGCTTACTTTCTTGCCGCGTCACTGGCTCATAGGATAAAATTGTGTCCTCCTGTCCTTCTGTAAtaaagagtgggggggggggaactcaTGAGTGTCTTCTAGGGCACCTCCCAACCAGGGGCAAAAACCTAGTCTGGACCTGAAAGGAAGCTCTCCCCTGGTGTGTGGACTAAGCCCTCACTGCAGAGGAGAGGAACTGAGGCACACCCAGTGCCCTCTCCCCATACCTTCGGTGGTATTTAAAGAACACCTACCTGGCCAGTCGCGACAATGCGGAGTCCTGCTCTCAGACCCTGCGGTTGTTTCCCCCCTAGCCTCCAAAGGTCAAGGCCCTATACCTGCACCCCGCCCAGGCCTGCAAGGTTAAGAGCCTGAgctggttgggggtgggggaggaaattGCAAAGAGAACCAAAGGCTGCGTCACTGAATTCAGGGCAAAATCTTGACTGTTCACTCAGAAGCAGGGCTGCGTCGGGCCCCCTTTCTCTTAGGCTTCCTGAAGGCAGGGCGGGTTTTGGGTGGGTTTTTCCCCAGCACTGAGCACGCCGATGCCCGCTGCTGGGGGTAAGCATCTAAGAAACGCTCACCGGGCCAGATGGCTCGACACGCTGCCAACGGTAAGCTCTGCCTCACAGACCCTGTGCCTGCCACCAGGCCTCCCCCTGTGGGCACGCACACGAACCCCTTCCCTGACCCCCCCACGAGGGGAATTGGCCACAGCATCTCCAAGACTTCCACTAGGAGCAGGCAGGGTAGCACCTGTCTGACCAGAAGCAGCAGCCATGCACCAGAGGAATGAAAATGGTTAGAATGGCGGATGAAGCCACGAGACACGGCGAGACACACACTTACTGGAACTGCTCTCGCTGTCACTGGTGTTGGAGGTCACGCCCTCTGCAAGCCAACAAGAAAGAGACTCCAATTCAGAACACACCACCGAGGGCTCACACACAACTGTCACAGATGTTCTGGGAGACAAGACACGGAGGGGGGAGCAAAGCCAGCTCGGGGAGGGCGAGGGGGAAGAGGCGGGAGCGCTCGCGGAGGTCTGCCGCCAGGGGGCCGGATGGAGATAGAGCGCAGCTTTCTTCCGCGGCCCCCACTTGGCGAACGCTCCATACCGAGACGACCCCAAAcgtttctctcccttccctgggCTTGgtgtgggaggggaaggaggagaaggaaagaggacaGTCTTTGTCTCCCACCACAAGACAGATGGACGTGTTATGTGAATGGACAAACGCACGGGACGCTCGGGGGGGTGAGAGATGAGAGCCAGAGCGGAGAAGCTGGAAGGAAGGTTCAAGTTGGCAGCAAcacccccctctccccttccacCAGGGCGGGCGCGTGAAGATGAGACACGAACGGACCAAAGAAAGAGGCCAGGCAAATTTCAGCCAAGACAACACTGTTCTAGGGGATGCTGTGGCCTCCCCCAAAGTGCAGCCCCCAGTAAAGCCCCTGGTAGCCAGAAGGACATGACACAGTAGGTCTGGCTCCAACGGGTATCCCAGCTGTCTGCTGCTTATCTTGAGTGAACTGGGCACAAACCAATGGCGTTCCCTCCTTGCTTGCTCCTCCCTGTTCCTACTCTCAGCTAGTTTCCCAAAACTGAAGTCAGGGCCTTCCAAAGAGCCAATGCCTAACAGCTGGTCCTTCTGTGGCGCTGGATTACGTTCAccgccccccccccaccttcaCTTGGGCATTGTCACTGTAGGCTATGAGCCCCTTTTCCTGGTATCCCAGCACTTGGGCCCGGTCCAGGCCCTCCGAGGGCTCTCCCCCAAAACTACTAGTGCTGTGGAAGAACATATTCCACCAACCAGTGTCCCCCTCTaccttcacccccccccccattaagtCTCCCAAGAGTGAGGGGAAGAAGCCAGGTCTTTGCCACTGGAACAAGACTTCTCACAGCCATCAGGGCCCCCTGAACTTTGGAGGCCGGCCTGTTGTGGCTAGGACCGTGGGTCCTACGAGAACCCTTACGCCCCCACCCCCACTGCTCCACTAACATCAATGGAAACCAAAAGCGAATGGAGGTAAGTTGGACTTACTCAGATTCTTTGCTCCATAATAATCGTCACTTAACCCAGGGAAGTCCTGATTTCACAGACAGcgaggaaataaaaagagaaggtaGGAAGAGATTGGAAAgagaagatggggggggggggaagaggggaaggaagaatacAGAACCCAGAGAACATTAGTGACAGGCATACAGAACCACGCAAAGGGCCAAAAGCGCTGCGGCCCCAGCTCGCCCTGGGATGCCCAGCAGCACCACTTGGTGTCGAGGCCCAGCTGCTCTCACACTTGCAAATTCAGTATTAGAGAGCTAATGCCTAGCCTGGCATGGAGGGCCAAGCAGGAAATCTCCCCCCTGAGGGCCTGGTGGGGGGCAGCGGGTCTCAGGACAAGTAGGATAGCCACAAGGGAGGGTCCTTTGAAATCTTCCCACCACTTTGGAAACGGCCTCCAAAGGCTGAGCCCAGCCCCTAGACCAGTAGCCCCCCTCGATGGGCCTGGAGTTTGTTGAGTTACCCCAAAGTCCTCTGCTGTGAGAGGGGGGCCACCAAGTGCCCCTTGGTAGAATGGGAGCCACATGGGCTCTGCCATCCATTTCCCCCAAACCACCCCAATGAGCTCAGTGCCCAGAAACACCTCGGCCCACAGAGAGCTCCTTTTCAAAACATGGGAACGGAGGCCAGGAACTTGGGGCGCCATCCCCCACCAGCAGCTTCTCATACAAACCACAACAGCCATGGTGTTGCCCCACAAGCATCAGTCACAAAGGCCCCAGCCTTTCGGCTATCCCCATCAGCCTTCAACTCCAGGGTATCTTTGCATAAGCACCAAGAAGAGCCCAGTGGGCTGAGCTTGGGGTTCAGGAAGGCTTAACCCAAGCTAGCGGGGAGACACAGAGCTGCCTAATCCTGCGCTTCCCGGTTATTTTAGCCATATTTGCTGCCTCCTCTTCCAGCCCCTAATTTGAACACACTTAACAttagaaatcaaagaaacaaagggCTCGAGAGAGGGCAGGCCCGGCCCTCGCCAGAGCGGGGCGGTATACCCTCAGCCCAGCTCTGCCACAGGAAAAGAAAGAGTCTCTAAGATCCCTATAGAAAACCAAGGGAGTCTTGGATGAGGCAGGGCAGTGAGGATGAGAGGAAGAGGCCAGGGTGGAGCAGGGACTGGCTGGCAGGCTGGTACCTCGGAGCCCTTGCCATCCATCTCCTGACGGAGCCAGCTGTGGCCAACTTGGCCCAACCACCCTCCCTGGCCCTTTCCAGTGtcctgaaggaaggaaggaaagaaggaaggcaggcgTCAGAGTGCTGGGTGGGTGGGTGGCTCTCCCTATTCGGCTGCTACTTACGTTCCTGTCCGTTGTTCTCCTGGGTCACGTTCTCTTTGCTCTTGTAAAATGGAAACTTTCGAGAGAGGCGAAAACTCTTTTTACGTTTCGTTTTGCTCAACTGTGAAAGAACATGAAGATGGCGgggaggacaggaaaaaaaacagaacaatggCTTTAAAGCATGcaaggaaaattaaaatggagACACGGGGAGCGATGTCAAGGACACTTGCTCACACATGGATTCTGGGAGGTCAATGGAGACTGATGGAAGAAAAGACTTATGGGTACAAGGCATGGAGGGCAAGAGGGTGCAGCTCCCTAGACCACACTCACAGCATCCACTGGCACTTCCTAAAGACCAAAGCTGGCCTCCTCCTGGGCTCCTGCCCTACCGTGCCACTTACAGAGATGGCCTCCGCTACTCCAggcccttccttcctctcctgctCCAGGAGTTCTGCTCTGTGAAGCTTAGAGGAGAAAAGGGGTGAATGGAGAGGGCCCCTCATTCGCCGCAGGTGGAGTTTGGCACGCGGTGGCTAGCCGCCACGGCCCTCGCACCGGCACGAGGTGGAGTGTCCTGGGCATTCTGAGTCCAGGGACCCTGTGAGAGCTGTTGCTGCTGAAGCTTCCACCAGTTTGGttcctttccctaatttttcaggCTGCCCACAGGCATCGTGGCTTCTAGGTTGCTCCGATGCCACATCGACTCTGAGGGCGGCGAATGATCCGCATCAGCCTCGGACGCGCCAACCTTTCCTTTGCCGGACATCGGCCAGGCGGCCCCTTTGGAGGCACGCTTCGGACAAGACTCTGCCCGGGCCGGCAGCTTGCTTCCTGAGGCACCACACTTACTTACCCTGTTAGCCTCAATCATCCCTGTCCTGGCGTGGAACTTCACCGTTTTCAATCGGGCTCGCTCTTTCTTTTCCACCCTGGATGGAGGTCAGAGAGAAGGGTCTTTGTTAAAGGTGCTCAGGACCCAAGCCAGGTTCCCCCTGGCAGGGATGACACTTACCTCTTCTTGCTGGGGATCACGCCAATTTGTTCGCTCTCTCCGTGGGGGGTGACCAGTCTGGCCTGCCACCACTCATCATCAGAAGCATTGATGACATGGAGGATGTCCCCATAAGAGAAGCTGAGCCCCTGGCTTGGCAGACAGCTGTCCCGGGTCCGGTCGTAGTCAAATAAAGCCCTAAAAGGCAGCCAGAGCAGAAGGGCTTGTTAGCAGCCCCTTCCCTGCCCTTCTCTCTCAGCAAAGGCTTCCACTCCCTCCCACTTTCTAATCATACCAAAGAATTCCCGATACTCCCTTTTCCCAGGCCCTCCCTTTGTGATAAC
Proteins encoded:
- the DLG3 gene encoding disks large homolog 3 isoform X6, encoding MMNSSMSSGSGSLRTSEKRSLYVRALFDYDRTRDSCLPSQGLSFSYGDILHVINASDDEWWQARLVTPHGESEQIGVIPSKKRVEKKERARLKTVKFHARTGMIEANRLSKTKRKKSFRLSRKFPFYKSKENVTQENNGQEQGVTSNTSDSESSSKGQEDTILSYEPVTRQEIHYARPVIILGPMKDRVNDDLISEFPHKFGSCVPHTTRPRRENEVDGQDYHFVVSREQMEKDIQENKFIEAGQFNDNLYGTSIQSVRAVAERGKHCILDVSGNAIKRLQQAQLYPVAVFIKPKSVEALVEMNRRQTYEQANKIFDKAMKLEQEFGEYFTAIVQGDSLEEIYNKIKQIIEDQSGHYIWVPSPEKL